From Rhododendron vialii isolate Sample 1 chromosome 10a, ASM3025357v1, the proteins below share one genomic window:
- the LOC131303643 gene encoding LEAF RUST 10 DISEASE-RESISTANCE LOCUS RECEPTOR-LIKE PROTEIN KINASE-like 1.4 isoform X2 — MNSQFLSLLPIVTLFLFLQFPLSVTNPDPDETFYSSCNTTYSCGSIAGVGYPFRGYQEPEFCGYPGFVLNCGSNSITTLDINNITFRVLEINPSAQTMNIAREDVMEATCPQHLVNTTLDNSLFEFSSSYMNVTFLYGCPSPITIIPGIDSISTCNVTGYTGIYLVPGTVGGLGCDVSVTVPVSNLVGSVNSAALKGAVAGGFGVRWKVDTNECSGCTGSGGRCGYSLLSYKTTCYCPNPPYVSGTCFATAGAPTTAAPPPPGTSSSGKSQTPKNIVLFIAGAILAGVGLGWGIFACKQRRRKRLSAQSSLSAGLSAGTTKSKEISPPTMSKGLAMAPSTYFTRSIPSYPSSKFSDLENVSTYFGAQVFDYTELEEATGNFDRSRELGDGGFGTVYYGQLQDGRTVAVKRLYENNFKRVEQFMNEVEILTRLRHVNLVQLYGCTSKRSRELLLVYEYIPNGTVADHLHGRRANSGLLSWPVRLSVAVETAGALAYLHASDIIHRDVKTNNILLDNDFRVKVADFGLSRLFPTDVTHVSTAPQGTPGYVDPEYYQCYQLTEKSDVYSFGVVLIELISSKQAVDTNRDRHDINLSNMAVNKIQNHALHELVDPSLGFEANNSVRRMITLVAELAFRCLQTERDMRPSMGEVLEALRGIKNGSNAQKPEVVDIVIEDEVGLLKGGLPPTSPDSQKKWVRSNSSTPNSSG; from the exons ATGAATTCCCAATTCCTATCCCTCCTCCCAATCGTAACCCTGTTTCTGTTTCTTCAATTCCCACTCTCTGTTACCAACCCAGATCCAGATGAAACCTTCTACTCCAGCTGCAATACTACCTACAGCTGCGGCTCGATCGCCGGAGTGGGCTACCCTTTCCGGGGATACCAAGAACCTGAATTCTGTGGTTATCCGGGTTTTGTTCTCAATTGCGGGAGCAACAGTATCACCACCCTTGACATCAACAACATCACGTTCCGGGTTTTGGAGATCAACCCATCTGCCCAAACAATGAATATTGCTAGAGAAGATGTAATGGAAGCGACTTGTCCACAGCATTTAGTTAACACCACCCTGGATAATTCCCTATTCGAGTTTTCCTCCAGTTACATGAACGTCACTTTTCTCTACGGTTGCCCTTCTCCGATTACGATCATCCCGGGTATTGATTCTATTAGTACTTGTAATGTTACCGGGTATACCGGTATTTATTTAGTACCCGGGACTGTGGGCGGGCTGGGGTGTGACGTAAGTGTGACCGTTCCGGTTAGTAACTTGGTCGGGTCGGTGAATTCAGCGGCTTTGAAAGGAGCTGTAGCGGGCGGGTTTGGAGTTAGATGGAAGGTGGATACTAATGAGTGCAGTGGGTGTACCGGGTCCGGGGGACGGTGCGGGTACAGTCTTCTTAGTTATAAAACCACTTGCTATTGCCCCAACCCGCCATATGTGTCGGGTACCTGCTTCGCAACTGCCGGAGCTCCAACCACGgctgcaccaccaccaccgg GGACCAGTTCATCAGGAAAATCCCAAACACCGAAGAATATAG tTCTCTTCATTGCGGGTGCTATCCTCGCTGGTGTTGGCCTCGGATGGGGTATCTTTGCTTGCAAACAACGACGGAGAAAACGCCTCTCTGCTCAATCTAGTCTATCTGCCGGTCTATCTGCTGGAACTACTAAAAGCAAAGAGATTTCACCTCCTACTATGAGCAAAGGCCTTGCTATGGCCCCTTCAACTTATTTCACCCGAAGCATCCCCTCTTATCCCTCCTCCAAGTTCTCTGACTTAGAAAATGTGAGCACCTACTTTGGAGCTCAGGTGTTCGACTACACTGAACTTGAAGAAGCCACCGGCAATTTTGACCGTTCAAGAGAACTTGGAGATGGAGGCTTTGGCACCGTCTACTATG GCCAACTGCAAGATGGTCGCACAGTTGCAGTGAAGCGTCTGTACGAGAACAATTTCAAGCGTGTAGAGCAATTCATGAATGAAGTTGAGATCCTCACTCGTTTAAGGCACGTGAACCTCGTACAACTCTACGGATGCACATCAAAACGAAGCCGAGAACTCCTCCTTGTATACGAATACATCCCTAATGGGACGGTGGCCGATCACCTACACGGAAGACGGGCAAATTCTGGTTTGCTTTCTTGGCCCGTCCGGTTGAGCGTTGCTGTGGAGACGGCTGGTGCTCTTGCCTACCTCCATGCATCAGATATCATCCATCGTGATGTCAAAACCAACAACATCCTTCTGGACAACGATTTCCGTGTGAAAGTGGCGGATTTCGGACTCTCTCGATTGTTTCCAACTGATGTCACCCATGTGTCGACAGCCCCACAAGGTACTCCGGGATATGTGGACCCGGAGTACTACCAATGCTACCAACTTACCGAGAAGAGCGACGTTTATAGCTTTGGGGTGGTACTTATTGAGCTCATCTCGTCAAAACAAGCTGTTGACACCAATAGGGATAGGCACGATATCAACTTGTCCAATATGGCTGTAAACAAGATTCAAAACCACGCGCTGCATGAGTTGGTCGATCCGTCTCTTGGGTTTGAAGCAAATAATTCGGTGAGGAGGATGATCACGTTGGTGGCGGAGCTAGCTTTCCGATGCCTGCAAACGGAAAGGGATATGAGGCCTTCTATGGGGGAAGTGTTGGAGGCCTTGAGAGGGATAAAGAACGGATCGAATGCGCAAAAACCAGAGGTGGTGGACATTGTTATCGAGGATGAGGTTGGGCTTCTGAAGGGGGGTCTTCCACCTACGTCGCCAGATTCACAAAAGAAATGGGTTAGAAGCAACTCTAGCACACCTAATTCCAGTGGTTGA
- the LOC131303646 gene encoding LEAF RUST 10 DISEASE-RESISTANCE LOCUS RECEPTOR-LIKE PROTEIN KINASE-like 2.7 has protein sequence MVTIFFQISSFNTHFLVAISSPLINLGNISTSLVLTLSVSLEMNSHFFLFCCLSFPILISTIVPESSGSRKEQYTSCSQPFQCSNIPNLGYPFWGGNRPASCGHPNFELDCQSQVPEIKINSIPYRVLSIDNPIQTLTVARTEFWNNPCPSPTQLHINATLDTAHLAYSNDSQNMTIYYGCPAFPFPGVTPPNQFSCTTYGTSYFVITGGVEVPDLVTAISGCRSSVVVHVNQAVTQGLMSVPPSITIKEALDSGFRLQWDANDTICNECVRSGGVCGSGSGYAFACLCPDQAYPEACNSPRGGSGMCSTNLILTC, from the coding sequence ATGGTCACTATCTTCTTTCAAATCAGTTCATTTAACACCCACTTCTTAGTAGCCATCTCTTCACCCCTCATTAATTTGGGCAATATCTCAACTTCTCTTGTTCTcactctctcagtctctctggAAATGAATTCCCATTTCTTCCTATTCTGTTGTCTTTCCTTCCCAATTCTAATCTCAACCATAGTCCCAGAATCTTCTGGTTCTCGTAAGGAGCAATACACAAGCTGCAGTCAGCCATTCCAATGCTCAAACATCCCAAATCTTGGTTACCCTTTCTGGGGAGGAAACAGGCCAGCGTCTTGCGGCCACCCGAATTTCGAACTAGACTGCCAAAGCCAAGTcccagaaatcaaaatcaactcCATACCATACCGAGTCCTCTCGATCGATAACCCAATACAAACTCTCACCGTCGCTAGAACTGAATTCTGGAACAATCCCTGTCCGAGCCCAACCCAACTCCACATCAACGCCACTCTAGACACGGCCCACTTGGCCTACTCCAACGATTCTCAAAACATGACGATATACTACGGTTGCCCGGCGTTTCCGTTTCCCGGCGTAACGCCTCCCAACCAGTTTTCTTGCACTACTTATGGGACGAGTTATTTTGTGATAACTGGCGGTGTTGAGGTGCCCGACTTAGTTACGGCCATTTCAGGGTGCCGTAGCAGCGTTGTTGTACATGTTAACCAAGCGGTGACTCAGGGTTTAATGAGCGTTCCACCTTCAATTACTATAAAAGAGGCTCTTGACAGTGGGTTTCGGTTGCAGTGGGACGCGAATGATACAATTTGTAACGAGTGTGTCCGGTCTGGCGGGGTGTGTGGGTCTGGTTCGGGCTATGCATTTGCTTGCTTGTGCCCGGATCAGGCGTATCCGGAAGCGTGTAACTCGCCTCGAGGCGGATCCGGTATGTGTTCCACTAATCTTATTCTCACTTGTTAA
- the LOC131303641 gene encoding peptide methionine sulfoxide reductase A5-like isoform X2, translating into MYKLLAHHSQSQVHDCPETGSSNPNIPPEFLREAVFAGESFWNLEAAYGRVDGVVKTVTGYCGGSLRKPTYRENFGISTHQRSAIFYSTEEERRKAQESKIRRQMKLNRRIVTKVIASDSADFFTAENQHQKYYLQKYYRLCECLGLRSTEQFSESNIACALNGILAMDGGLVIGRLAKFIETRELLKKTRLAIEEVIVEDLS; encoded by the exons ATGTACAAATTACTTGCTCATCACTCCCAATCACAAGTTCATGACTGTCCGGAAACTGGATCATCCAATCCTAATATTCCGCCGGAGTTCCTCCGTGAGGCGGTGTTCGCCGGAg AGAGCTTCTGGAATCTCGAAGCAGCATATGGGCGTGTGGACGGAGTTGTCAAAACTGTTACAGGATACTGCGGAGGATCCCTCAGAAAACCCACTTACAGAGAG AATTTTGGGATAAGTACCCACCAGAGGTCGGCGATATTCTACTCAACAGAAGAGGAAAGGAGAAAAGCACAGGAGTCAAAGATCAGACGGCAGATGAAGCTCAACAGGAGGATTGTGACAAAGGTCATCGCATCGGACAGTGCTGATTTCTTCACTGCAGAGAACCAACACCAGAAGTATTATCTGCAGAAGTATTATAGGTTGTGTGAGTGTCTGGGACTCAGAAGCACGGAGCAATTTTCGGAGTCAAATATTGCTTGCGCACTTAATGG GATTTTGGCAATGGATGGAGGACTAGTTATTGGTCGATTAGCAAAATTCATCGAAACCCGCGAGTTGTTGAAGAAGACCAGACTAGCAATTGAAGAAGTAATAGTTGAAGATTTGAGTTGA
- the LOC131303641 gene encoding uncharacterized protein LOC131303641 isoform X1 → MYKLLAHHSQSQVHDCPETGSSNPNIPPEFLREAVFAGESFWNLEAAYGRVDGVVKTVTGYCGGSLRKPTYREVCEGRTGHTEAVKVTYDKRKASYTSLCDAFWETHDPTNKEFLNFGISTHQRSAIFYSTEEERRKAQESKIRRQMKLNRRIVTKVIASDSADFFTAENQHQKYYLQKYYRLCECLGLRSTEQFSESNIACALNGILAMDGGLVIGRLAKFIETRELLKKTRLAIEEVIVEDLS, encoded by the exons ATGTACAAATTACTTGCTCATCACTCCCAATCACAAGTTCATGACTGTCCGGAAACTGGATCATCCAATCCTAATATTCCGCCGGAGTTCCTCCGTGAGGCGGTGTTCGCCGGAg AGAGCTTCTGGAATCTCGAAGCAGCATATGGGCGTGTGGACGGAGTTGTCAAAACTGTTACAGGATACTGCGGAGGATCCCTCAGAAAACCCACTTACAGAGAG GTTTGTGAAGGAAGAACAGGGCACACTGAAGCTGTGAAAGTCACATACGATAAGAGGAAAGCCTCATACACATCTCTGTGTGATGCGTTCTGGGAAACCCATGATCCAACCAACAAGGAGTTCCTT AATTTTGGGATAAGTACCCACCAGAGGTCGGCGATATTCTACTCAACAGAAGAGGAAAGGAGAAAAGCACAGGAGTCAAAGATCAGACGGCAGATGAAGCTCAACAGGAGGATTGTGACAAAGGTCATCGCATCGGACAGTGCTGATTTCTTCACTGCAGAGAACCAACACCAGAAGTATTATCTGCAGAAGTATTATAGGTTGTGTGAGTGTCTGGGACTCAGAAGCACGGAGCAATTTTCGGAGTCAAATATTGCTTGCGCACTTAATGG GATTTTGGCAATGGATGGAGGACTAGTTATTGGTCGATTAGCAAAATTCATCGAAACCCGCGAGTTGTTGAAGAAGACCAGACTAGCAATTGAAGAAGTAATAGTTGAAGATTTGAGTTGA
- the LOC131303643 gene encoding LEAF RUST 10 DISEASE-RESISTANCE LOCUS RECEPTOR-LIKE PROTEIN KINASE-like 1.4 isoform X1, producing MVCKNSAPQQPILIAYRRMQTIPLERYRFVSGYDCLKPCLLLLLLLFSALLTPSLSATLPDCDHAFACGSLQNITYPFTGGARPAYCGPPEFQLTCVNNTHTELTTDSVTYRVLSINQTLKTLTLAPSEFYNTTCPAKFTNSTLDSTVFAYGDGNQDLTLSYGCSSQSQVYTFYNRFSCELSGFNSSDAFYLVGPVPVDPILQVIARCTVTVGLKLNGDAAGQLTGNQTTLREALMSGFNVSYSDPYEHQCSNCSWVGGRCGFDSNSSLPICICGDVQCAIPTITLSNDSGTSSSGKSQTPKNIVLFIAGAILAGVGLGWGIFACKQRRRKRLSAQSSLSAGLSAGTTKSKEISPPTMSKGLAMAPSTYFTRSIPSYPSSKFSDLENVSTYFGAQVFDYTELEEATGNFDRSRELGDGGFGTVYYGQLQDGRTVAVKRLYENNFKRVEQFMNEVEILTRLRHVNLVQLYGCTSKRSRELLLVYEYIPNGTVADHLHGRRANSGLLSWPVRLSVAVETAGALAYLHASDIIHRDVKTNNILLDNDFRVKVADFGLSRLFPTDVTHVSTAPQGTPGYVDPEYYQCYQLTEKSDVYSFGVVLIELISSKQAVDTNRDRHDINLSNMAVNKIQNHALHELVDPSLGFEANNSVRRMITLVAELAFRCLQTERDMRPSMGEVLEALRGIKNGSNAQKPEVVDIVIEDEVGLLKGGLPPTSPDSQKKWVRSNSSTPNSSG from the exons ATGGTATGTAAAAATTCAGCACCGCAGCAACCGATTCTCATTGCGTATCGCAGGATGCAAACAATACCGTTAGAGCGTTACCGTTTTGTGTCCGGATACGATTGTTTAAAACCttgtctcctcctcctcctcctcctcttctccgcCCTCCTCACCCCCTCCCTCTCCGCCACCCTCCCCGACTGCGACCACGCTTTCGCCTGCGGCTCCCTCCAAAACATCACCTACCCCTTCACTGGCGGCGCCCGCCCCGCCTACTGCGGCCCGCCCGAGTTCCAACTCACCTGCGTAAACAACACCCACACCGAGTTAACCACAGACTCAGTCACCTACCGAGTCCTATCCATCAACCAAaccctcaaaaccctaaccctagcccCGTCCGAATTCTACAACACCACCTGCCCTGCCAAATTCACTAACTCCACCCTCGATTCCACCGTCTTCGCCTACGGAGACGGAAACCAAGACCTCACTTTAAGCTACGGGTGTTCCTCGCAGTCGCAGGTATACACGTTTTACAACCGTTTCAGCTGCGAGTTGAGTGGGTTTAACTCGAGCGATGCGTTTTACTTGGTGGGTCCGGTTCCGGTCGATCCGATACTGCAGGTGATCGCCAGGTGTACTGTGACGGTGGGGTTGAAGCTTAACGGGGATGCCGCGGGGCAGTTGACCGGGAACCAGACGACTCTTCGGGAGGCGTTGATGAGCGGGTTTAATGTGAGTTATAGCGATCCGTATGAGCACCAGTGCTCGAATTGCAGTTGGGTTGGGGGGAGATGTGGGTTTGATTCGAATTCGAGCTTGCCTATTTGTATTTGTGGAGATGTGCAGTGTGCTATACCTACAATAACACTATCAAATGATTCAG GGACCAGTTCATCAGGAAAATCCCAAACACCGAAGAATATAG tTCTCTTCATTGCGGGTGCTATCCTCGCTGGTGTTGGCCTCGGATGGGGTATCTTTGCTTGCAAACAACGACGGAGAAAACGCCTCTCTGCTCAATCTAGTCTATCTGCCGGTCTATCTGCTGGAACTACTAAAAGCAAAGAGATTTCACCTCCTACTATGAGCAAAGGCCTTGCTATGGCCCCTTCAACTTATTTCACCCGAAGCATCCCCTCTTATCCCTCCTCCAAGTTCTCTGACTTAGAAAATGTGAGCACCTACTTTGGAGCTCAGGTGTTCGACTACACTGAACTTGAAGAAGCCACCGGCAATTTTGACCGTTCAAGAGAACTTGGAGATGGAGGCTTTGGCACCGTCTACTATG GCCAACTGCAAGATGGTCGCACAGTTGCAGTGAAGCGTCTGTACGAGAACAATTTCAAGCGTGTAGAGCAATTCATGAATGAAGTTGAGATCCTCACTCGTTTAAGGCACGTGAACCTCGTACAACTCTACGGATGCACATCAAAACGAAGCCGAGAACTCCTCCTTGTATACGAATACATCCCTAATGGGACGGTGGCCGATCACCTACACGGAAGACGGGCAAATTCTGGTTTGCTTTCTTGGCCCGTCCGGTTGAGCGTTGCTGTGGAGACGGCTGGTGCTCTTGCCTACCTCCATGCATCAGATATCATCCATCGTGATGTCAAAACCAACAACATCCTTCTGGACAACGATTTCCGTGTGAAAGTGGCGGATTTCGGACTCTCTCGATTGTTTCCAACTGATGTCACCCATGTGTCGACAGCCCCACAAGGTACTCCGGGATATGTGGACCCGGAGTACTACCAATGCTACCAACTTACCGAGAAGAGCGACGTTTATAGCTTTGGGGTGGTACTTATTGAGCTCATCTCGTCAAAACAAGCTGTTGACACCAATAGGGATAGGCACGATATCAACTTGTCCAATATGGCTGTAAACAAGATTCAAAACCACGCGCTGCATGAGTTGGTCGATCCGTCTCTTGGGTTTGAAGCAAATAATTCGGTGAGGAGGATGATCACGTTGGTGGCGGAGCTAGCTTTCCGATGCCTGCAAACGGAAAGGGATATGAGGCCTTCTATGGGGGAAGTGTTGGAGGCCTTGAGAGGGATAAAGAACGGATCGAATGCGCAAAAACCAGAGGTGGTGGACATTGTTATCGAGGATGAGGTTGGGCTTCTGAAGGGGGGTCTTCCACCTACGTCGCCAGATTCACAAAAGAAATGGGTTAGAAGCAACTCTAGCACACCTAATTCCAGTGGTTGA